From Syntrophales bacterium, the proteins below share one genomic window:
- a CDS encoding alpha/beta fold hydrolase, with protein sequence MDDITHVFIHGLDSSSQGTKGRYFRKRYPEMMVGDYQGTLNERMSKLSEYIGSKDNIIIVGSSFGGLMAAIFACENEKRVRRLVLLAPALAYADFHARCREPLQMPVTLYQGSEDTVVLPEPTCEVAQSIFRNLDYRLVKDDHSLLATFPAIEWDNLLEIRRS encoded by the coding sequence ATGGACGATATTACACACGTATTTATCCACGGGTTGGACAGCAGCAGCCAGGGAACAAAGGGAAGATACTTCAGAAAAAGATACCCCGAGATGATGGTCGGTGACTACCAGGGAACGTTAAATGAAAGGATGAGCAAACTCTCGGAATATATTGGAAGTAAAGACAATATAATCATCGTTGGCTCAAGTTTCGGCGGTCTCATGGCGGCAATTTTCGCCTGTGAGAACGAAAAGCGCGTCCGGCGTCTCGTGCTGCTCGCCCCGGCCCTCGCCTATGCAGACTTCCACGCCCGCTGCCGCGAGCCACTTCAGATGCCAGTCACACTCTACCAGGGAAGCGAAGACACCGTCGTTCTTCCGGAACCTACTTGCGAGGTCGCGCAGTCTATTTTTCGGAATCTCGATTATCGCCTCGTCAAAGACGACCACAGCCTGCTTGCGACATTCCCGGCAATAGAATGGGACAATCTTTTGGAAATAAGGAGATCATAA
- a CDS encoding methyltransferase — MSGNFLQREGEKIDRILAGRLRIIQKERGYRFSIDALLLAHFVNLNAGDDLIELGTGSGIVALILAQHPGLGRVLGIEIQEQLVAIARSNVSLNGLTDRVEIRQADVRFPESLCRPQAFSVAVFNPPYRRMRSGRLNPDAEKAAARHEVFGTVKDFIAAAAYALRPGGRMFAIYPATRMVELIARMRSFRIEPRRLRLVYSRTGVAAVFVLVEGTKGGGESLDVLPPLLIYEAKGEYTAAMNDIFKDLAAFESPGAG, encoded by the coding sequence ATGAGTGGCAATTTTTTGCAGCGGGAAGGGGAGAAGATCGATCGGATCCTCGCCGGCCGGCTCCGGATCATTCAGAAGGAGAGGGGTTATCGCTTTTCGATAGATGCCCTTTTGCTTGCCCATTTCGTCAATTTAAATGCCGGCGATGACCTTATTGAGCTGGGAACGGGAAGTGGGATTGTTGCGCTTATCCTGGCGCAACACCCTGGCCTCGGGCGTGTTTTGGGGATCGAGATTCAGGAACAGCTTGTTGCCATTGCCCGAAGCAATGTTTCCCTGAACGGCCTGACCGACAGGGTTGAAATCAGGCAGGCAGACGTCCGCTTTCCGGAATCCCTTTGTCGGCCGCAAGCCTTTTCCGTCGCGGTATTCAACCCCCCTTACCGGCGGATGCGCTCGGGCAGGCTCAATCCCGATGCGGAGAAGGCCGCCGCCCGCCACGAAGTCTTCGGAACGGTGAAGGATTTTATCGCCGCTGCCGCTTACGCCCTGCGGCCGGGCGGACGGATGTTTGCAATTTATCCCGCGACCAGAATGGTGGAGTTGATCGCACGGATGCGATCATTCCGGATCGAGCCCCGGCGGCTGCGACTTGTCTATTCCCGAACCGGCGTGGCGGCTGTTTTTGTTCTCGTGGAGGGAACAAAGGGGGGCGGTGAGAGCCTGGACGTTCTGCCGCCGCTTCTCATTTACGAGGCAAAGGGGGAATATACAGCCGCAATGAACGATAT
- a CDS encoding DUF1015 family protein produces MSIVVPFRALRPRGEFVGAVAALPYDVMSVEEARQQIKKNPLSFLRVEKAECDFPGEEETAEQIVCQRAKDNLERMIKEGILGQDESASFYLYRQQMGGHVQTGVVACVSVDEYRKGRIKAHELTLEAKERGRTLHIDSIGAQTGPVFLTYRGQEQIDSLLAKVAKQVPEYDFTADDGIRHTAWIIGELADIKALQKAFLPVEYLYIADGHHRAAAAVRVAGLRAELSSGKSKINVHKSKINVHKAELSVHKKAVSEHDFMLAVLFPSDQLRIMDYNRAVRDLNGLARDEFLEEIADKFLIAKDFPEKAELNVHKSKISVHKLPRRPHDFGMYLQGKWYLLSAREKALPKAKQAAALDVSVLQDNILGPVLGIENPRTDKRIAFIGGARGAAGLESIVDRDGFAVAFSLFPPTVEQMMAVADAGMVMPPKSTWFEPKLRSGLFVHLID; encoded by the coding sequence ATGTCGATAGTGGTGCCGTTCAGGGCGCTGCGGCCGCGGGGTGAGTTTGTCGGCGCAGTCGCCGCGCTTCCCTATGATGTTATGAGTGTGGAGGAGGCGCGGCAGCAGATAAAAAAAAATCCGCTCAGTTTCCTGCGGGTGGAGAAGGCCGAATGCGATTTTCCCGGTGAAGAGGAGACTGCTGAACAGATTGTCTGTCAAAGAGCCAAGGATAATCTGGAAAGGATGATTAAAGAGGGCATCCTTGGTCAGGATGAATCTGCCTCGTTTTATCTCTATCGGCAGCAAATGGGTGGGCATGTGCAAACGGGTGTCGTGGCCTGTGTCAGCGTTGATGAATACAGAAAAGGCCGGATAAAAGCCCATGAGCTTACCCTGGAAGCCAAGGAAAGGGGACGGACGCTGCATATCGACAGCATTGGGGCGCAGACCGGGCCGGTATTTCTTACCTATCGGGGCCAGGAACAGATAGACAGTTTGCTGGCGAAAGTGGCAAAACAGGTTCCCGAGTATGATTTTACGGCGGACGACGGAATTCGTCACACTGCGTGGATAATTGGCGAGCTTGCGGATATAAAGGCGCTTCAAAAGGCCTTTTTGCCGGTTGAGTACCTTTACATAGCCGATGGCCACCACCGCGCCGCCGCCGCCGTCCGGGTAGCCGGTCTGCGGGCGGAACTTTCGTCCGGGAAATCGAAGATTAATGTTCATAAATCGAAGATTAATGTTCATAAAGCGGAGCTTAGTGTTCATAAAAAGGCGGTCAGCGAGCATGATTTTATGCTGGCGGTACTGTTTCCCAGCGACCAGTTGCGGATCATGGATTACAACCGTGCCGTCAGGGATTTAAACGGCCTTGCCAGGGACGAGTTTTTGGAAGAGATAGCGGATAAATTTCTTATAGCGAAAGACTTTCCGGAGAAAGCGGAGCTTAATGTTCATAAATCGAAGATTAGTGTTCATAAATTGCCCCGGCGGCCCCATGACTTCGGCATGTATCTGCAGGGAAAATGGTATCTTCTGTCGGCCCGTGAAAAGGCGCTGCCAAAGGCAAAACAGGCCGCCGCGCTTGATGTTTCCGTTTTGCAGGATAACATCCTGGGGCCGGTTCTCGGGATCGAGAACCCGCGCACGGATAAGCGAATTGCCTTCATTGGAGGGGCACGCGGTGCAGCCGGTCTGGAGAGCATTGTTGACAGGGATGGTTTTGCCGTCGCCTTTTCCCTTTTTCCGCCGACAGTTGAGCAGATGATGGCCGTGGCTGATGCAGGGATGGTCATGCCGCCCAAATCCACCTGGTTTGAGCCGAAGCTGCGGAGCGGCTTGTTCGTCCATCTTATCGATTAG